One window from the genome of Daphnia pulex isolate KAP4 chromosome 9, ASM2113471v1 encodes:
- the LOC124201726 gene encoding extracellular serine/threonine protein kinase four-jointed-like, producing MLSHHCLTTSWRMRGTCSFYEMECPRPSLSVHCVSHGPMTAGTAENGDAFGGQSYRHVAGNRRTSKWLCFLTTCLAFALGVGVGVALLPVLYGSSPFVNEINNNSTAVMTPWSIVQDSSPTIADGPLNLTSKGNTSSIPVRMSPLKMKTHLSKKEKERQSTRRKTLDLKSNLTDVNSTTEEEDAAAAATVDVVSFVQPQTAWTSLPAANEDGRSLTTTVLGEAVKGIFWSQEVEDSLPTGFDELNAKEWRDFSHQSSVQRVEEGCGRMQNRLVTFENGRQSCCRYRQNYDQIQGEIFSFYLSRLLGLRNLPPSSVGLVRPRERQWMNVQSSLSQAQWTENRPVVHTQFLNDLEPAYIPVQFRGRDRHLNPLDVQHHRLQEKVDRSELITLAQWSDLLIFDYLTANLDRMVNNLYNMQWNPAMMDSPAHNLARDSRTGLLVFLDNESGLLHGYRLLDKYDIYHKSLLESLCVFRRTTVESLRQLQSQKNVGHLLRDMLKTRDQSVVDFLPFLPEKSIKTLNYRIEQVLDQVAKCQSLYGS from the coding sequence ATGCTCTCACATCATTGTTTGACTACCAGCTGGCGAATGCGTGGGACGTGCTCATTTTATGAAATGGAATGCCCTCGTCCTTCACTGTCCGTTCATTGCGTGTCGCACGGCCCCATGACTGCGGGTACGGCGGAAAATGGTGACGCATTTGGCGGCCAATCGTACCGACACGTAGCCGGCAATCGTCGGACCTCCAAGTGGCTTTGTTTTCTTACCACATGTCTGGCATTTGCACTGGGTGTTGGAGTTGGTGTCGCTCTGCTGCCTGTCCTCTACGGCTCATCTCCTTTCGTCAacgaaatcaacaacaacagcacagctGTGATGACTCCGTGGTCCATCGTTCAAGACTCATCTCCTACCATCGCTGATGGGCCCCTCAACTTGACCAGCAAGGGAAACACGTCAAGTATTCCCGTCCGCATGTCACCCTTGAAGATGAAAACTCATTtgagtaaaaaggaaaaagaaaggcaGTCGACTCGTCGTAAAACGCTTGACTTAAAGTCCAATCTGACGGATGTGAACTCAAcaaccgaagaagaagatgcagcagcagcagcaacggtcGATGTCGTCAGTTTCGTTCAACCGCAAACGGCCTGGACTTCTCTACCTGCCGCCAATGAAGACGGACGCAGTCTGACGACGACTGTTTTGGGGGAAGCTGTCAAAGGTATCTTCTGGTCACAAGAAGTGGAGGACAGTCTCCCAACAGGTTTCGACGAACTAAACGCAAAAGAGTGGCGCGACTTTAGCCACCAGAGTTCAGTTCAACGTGTCGAGGAGGGATGCGGCCGAATGCAAAATCGACTCGtgacatttgaaaatggcAGACAGTCGTGTTGCCGCTACCGCCAAAACTACGACCAGATCCAGGGCGAAATCTTCAGCTTCTACCTGAGCCGCTTACTCGGCTTACGCAATTTGCCACCGTCGTCTGTGGGTCTGGTCCGACCACGAGAGCGCCAATGGATGAACGTCCAATCGTCTCTCAGCCAAGCGCAGTGGACGGAAAACCGACCAGTTGTCCACACGCagtttttgaatgatttggaGCCGGCCTACATTCCTGTTCAGTTTCGAGGGCGCGATCGGCATCTGAATCCGTTGGACGTGCAGCACCACAGGCTACAAGAGAAGGTCGACCGCAGCGAGTTGATAACGTTGGCCCAGTGGTCTGATCTTTTGATCTTTGACTACCTGACAGCCAATCTGGATAGGATGGTCAACAATCTGTACAACATGCAGTGGAATCCGGCCATGATGGATTCGCCCGCTCACAATCTGGCACGCGATTCCCGAACGGGTTTACTCGTCTTTTTAGACAACGAAAGTGGCCTGTTGCACGGCTACCGCCTGCTGGACAAGTACGACATCTACCACAAGAGCCTCCTCGAGTCGCTCTGCGTTTTCAGACGAACGACAGTCGAGTCGCTGCGGCAGTTGCAATCGCAGAAAAATGTCGGACATTTACTGCGTGACATGTTGAAAACTCGCGATCAATCAGTTGTGGACTTTTTACCTTTCCTTCCGGAGAAGAGCATCAAGACCCTCAACTATCGAATTGAGCAAGTGCTGGACCAAGTGGCCAAGTGCCAATCTCTTTATGGCTCCTAA